Genomic DNA from Rana temporaria chromosome 1, aRanTem1.1, whole genome shotgun sequence:
AGATGTTCAACATAGTCAGGAGGACTGTGAGCTGTATCATTCTTTCCCATACTTGCCCCCTTGTTGGGGTGCTTGGTCTCATTCCCAGAATTATCTCGGCTTAGAATCGTGTGTGTTCGTAGAGATTCAAAGGGTTGTACGGTGCTTAACTTGGctgcctcttctccttcttcagCCACAGGATCTATGTTCTCCTCTGTTCTCTTCGAAGCCTGGTTTCCTCCCACTGCAGTTATCACAGAGTTGTATGATTGAGACCGAGTCAACTTAGAGGCACTGGAAGACTCTATATGTTCTACGTTCAAGTTCGTCATTGAAGATGTGCCTTTGATTGAGGCATCCAGTCCTTTCTTCGATGTGCTGCTGTCAGTTTGTTTGGACAACATGCGGTTCAAAGAATCTGCCACGGCATTATAAGCCAGCTTTTTAGGAGACACACCAGTTAAACCACGTAGGACCAATGTGTCGAATGATTGGTTTGTGTTCCAAGATCCGACCTTTTCGATGTAATTCAAGCTAGGCAAggattggattttttttctttggggcgATGGTGACCTTTGAGAATCACTGCTCTCGGGATAACCCTGGCTGCTCTGAACGGATTGGTGTACCCCACTAGAGGCCACATTAGGGTTTGAAGAACTGCTATTTGGCTCTTCATTTAAAGACATGTCAGATCCTGTGAGCTTGGCTTTTATTTGCTGGATTCTGCCGGAAAGTTGTTTCCGATTCATAGAAAAAGTTCCGGGGGTCGACTGCGAGATGGGATAAGCTAGGCGCCCGATAAAAGAAGCCTCATCTATGGGGGTGTTTACAGCCTGAGACAAGTCCGTCTCTTTATGGCCACGTTCTATACAATGGGAGGACCTAGTGAACTCGCCCCTTAGCTGCTCTTCCACTGTATCTTCTCCACTAAAGGAAGGCTTTGTGACGTTCTCAGGGAAATCAAGTGCATTCTGTGAAGATGGACTGCTGTCAATCCTGCTCTTATGAAATTTGGACATctccctcttttttctctcttgttGGATCTCAACGCACAGCTGCTTCTGAAGTTCATCTCTGAGCCCCGGAGAAGATTGCCGTAAGGTAATACCAGACTGGTCTAAGTGACCAGGTACACTGAGATTGGCTTTCTCCAACTCGGGGTCATCAAAATGTATTTCACTCGAATCTCTGAATGTTTCTTCTTCCAAGTTTAGTCCGGTTGGAGTTTTTGTTCGAGCTTGAGGCTTGAGAATGCCGACTTTGTCCTCTCTAGGTTCTTGTGATAGAACGTCAATATTGTCAGCCTCGCTGGTGGAAACAGTTTGTGAAGAACGTCTAGAAGACGAACCACTGCCAGCTGACAGACCAACTTCTTTCTCTAGAAGCTCTAACAACACGGGGGCTGGGACATTGCTACCCAGAAAAGCGCCATCTTCTGCCATGAGGTCCTCAACAGAAGGCTGGCCCATCGTCTTCAAGACTCCCGAATCAGAATGAACGTTCTCTGTGATGGTGTCATCTTCTTTTTCCCCGTGACTAACATTCAGAGGATGTTCTGACAGGTACTGATCGCTACTCAAGTCAAGGTGTCCATCAGGACTACTCAAGTCAAGGTGTCCATCAGGACTCTTTTGATAATGCTGTGTTGAGGACAAGGTGTCTTCCTCATGGACCATCAACACTTCTTTACTGGCCAGTCTTAATGCGTCAGTCATTTGCAAAGACATAGATCCAGGGCCTGGAAATTCAGACATGTCCAGGGAAGCCCTGGTGAGAGAAAAACAGCATGGTCACTGGCTGGAAAACACTAAAGAACACATACGTACTATGAATAGTTTTTAGCATTTTAACTTTGTAGAATGGCTATAAGCATTGACGAAAACTTGTGCTCTAATTTCGCAATGGCTTTCAGTTCCTGAGAAGAAATCAAAGCAATAAAACATGTATAATGCCAAGAGCCGTACCTGAGTGAAGCAAATTCAGTTTCTGTCTGCTGGAACAAAGTGTCTTCAAAAAACTTGTGTCCCGGAATAGATCCGGAGGTGAGAAGAGGGAGGCACGGGGACAAACGGCTGTCCTGGAAGTCTGCAATAAAGGAAAGTTAGAAAATAGAAATGATTACTTCTATTGTCAGGTAAGGCTGGGTCACTTTATGttgtcttaaagcggttgtaaacctcacacaagaaatatgaacaaagcatatccctcaatagtatgtacttgtctcaattagaagcacaaagtataatttctcttcactgcctccttcctctgctatcagcatgagtcacttatgacaagttttcctgacaccaagagaaaaatggtgccaggggagggacctccagctgattgacagctacagctctgttcctgtgtgaagaggtgtgtctcttccctccaatcagctctcagaactCTCCACacggagctctgcagagtgtagctTCAGTTCTCCGCCCCCTTTTATGTGAGCGTTCAGACAAGTTTGAAAATTCATCACTTTGAAGGGATGTAGAAAAATAATATTGTGTGGTGCTAAAGCCATAAAGAGCCTGCATACAGACCTTTTTTGTtagattattatacaggatttatacagcgccaacagtttgcgcatttGTAGTAGTGCTCATTTACATcgttgtatatttttattttttggctgccTGGGTCTTGGGGGTCATGTAGACAGGTTGTCACACACTCCCTGTTGGCTCCAATGTCTGGAGCTTGGTATGCCGCCGCCCAGCCCTCTTTTAAGATGGCAACAGCGGTCATTGGTTCTGCGGTGGGTCTTGATCCGGGTGAGCACTGCGCACCGGGTGGAGGAGGTGCGTTCTTTCCCGTGGGGAGTATATATGGTGGTTTGGTAGGTCATTTGGccttgtagtggcactggtggtactACCCTTTTTCCCTTTCCCTGGATGGTGCAGTTGGACTGGTAAGCCTGTTCCTTCAGGGGAGTTTATTTTATCTCCTATATTTCTTCACAGATTTATCATTGCtgatgggggggctggggggtgcaAGTAgctggttttgcctagggtgctaAATTGTCTAGCTATGGCCAtgcttatatgcagcactgatgggtactcataggTGGTCTCcagcagtggcggtgtgtccatagagggcgcaggagcgccgcctcctctctcctacaCTGCTCTATTAccaattgcatgaatctatctattgtcactgctgccgccccctatttatGTGCCCGACCACTTGTCGGGCGCCGGGcatatgaattacagcggcgggtgtGTTTTCGAAGTACACGATTAGAGCCAAAGGCTTCCAAAATGGTAAGCagcgggcgcactgctgtgcgttcgCCGTTTACACAGTGCTGTGTTAAGGACGCAAATacaatcgcttccctaacactgacccgccacTCAGCCAAAtgcaggtgcaccgggtctggttacccgtcacctgattggctgaagcgacaggcgctgtgattggacgcctataaggcatccaatcacagcgccacagAATCACTGTgtcttcacagtgggcatttggcgcctaactaagctcaaaaatcaatcaatcaatagcAGAAGatggaagaggacgggagaagacatcgatgaCTCAGAGGACAGTGCcatgacccgagacaggtaagtgctgggcaatggggggggggggggcacacagacagcatttgatggggcaaacagatggcgcacactggctgcgtttgacggcgcaaacactggcagcgtttgatgggcacagtggcagcgtttgatgggcacagtggcagcgtttgatgtttttttttttttcagtttgtttgcgcccctttcaaaaatgttgagcaccagccgccactggtctccAGTGGGAATCAAAGTGAGCAATTTCAGTCCAGGAACGgtctgtacaactgtgcaagactaaagGGAAGGTCAGAGGTCCTCCCTCCTCCATCTGTTTCCATGTACCCACCACCACCCACTGCAGTCCTGCACAACGGGACTGAGTGCCAATCGGCTAAAGACTAAACCAGAAGCAGTGTGCAAAGCCTGCTAAATCTGCCTTCAAAGGATTGCAAGTAAAATACAGTGGACTTTACCGCCACTCATTAACACAGTGTCATACCTcctgtgaaggacttttatgcaattgcctatatgcttcagtttaattctctccctgctattttaatgtctgtgtgttatgtgtagaaggtgatttcatgggGACCcgaatgactcattcctctgcataacagactgttgaaatgttaatgtcccatccccagccagctctctattctaaagggtaattgatctattgtgtgtgtgaagaagacctgtgtttacccttaagagatgtgtattgtatcgtcaggctaaatgattagataattggctcatgttaattattctgattgcttcgttgtagtaattaacttcactgatgtcattatctaaagaaatgtgcctTGTCAGGGTCGGCTCcaaagtgtctacctataatctgtatgggagcccagtgtgtggaaagggggtggagatttcattgttcttcgattgatgattagcttgtaaactgtatataactagcagcatgctgccaataaagtgtgtcttgttccagcattaagctttggctcatgtgtggtcttttatgggaagaagggaatgcttgacggggatattttctactaccgtcacacctCCTATATAATAATACCACAATTATATAACCACCCAAAagttgttgagttattttgggaGCCCCTTTTGGGGGTTCTGAAATACAACCTGCACAAATGTGAAGTCACGGTGCGGTCGCTGCGTGGTGAAGATGTCACGCACTAACCGCACCGGACAGTCATGGCTGCAGCTTTGTGCAGTAAGAAGTCTGTACCGAGTTGTAAAGGGAGCGTCCGGCCCCCAGGGATCCTGCTCTGCAGATCGGCTTCCGATTGGATGGTTCCTTCCTCCATGCTGGGGAATGAAGTCTGCTCTCCTCGCATCCCTGTCTCACTCAGCGTGGGAAAGAAGGTGCTGCCGTCCTCCTCTGCTGGAAGCTGGTACCACATCTCTGTCACCTGAAAGGATCACAGGCGTTAATAGGATAAAGAATGCACTGTACACTTCCCGACAACACAATTTctacatttttgttatatttgtttgCAGTCTGCTACagtcaaaaaacaaacactaaagtataacaaaaaggaaaagctttttcttttttttttttgggattgagtggagaggggttagaacccctgtcgggTTAATTTTCCTGTCCGTGTCTCCATTAGGGAGATTACACCCTCTCTTAGTCCTGGTATAAAATCCCAAAAAATCCAGGCAGCTACACTTCAAAAATACCCAACTTTATTAAatacttcagccccgaaaggatttacccccttcctgaccaggccattttttacaattcggcactgcgtcgttttaactgacaattgcgcggtcgtgcgccgctgtacccaaacaaaattgacgtccttccttaccccaaaatagagctttcttttggtgaaatttgatcacctctgcggtttttattttttgctttataaaaataaaaaaataaaaaaaaaacggacaattttaaaacataaaataaaaaaaacaatattttttactttttgctaaatatatattatatcagtggttgacaaatttgcttggaatctaggagccagctaaaaaagttaggagccagaaaacgcgccccctcccgacgagctcgcgcgcagaagcgaacacatacgcgagcagcgcccgcatatgtaaacggggttcaaaccacacatgtgaggtatcgccgcgattagtatagcgagagcaataattctagccctagacctcctctgtaactcaaaacatgcaacctgtagatttttttaaaacgtcgcctatggagattttaaagggtaaaaaagtttgacgccattccacgagcggacgcaattttgaagcgtgacatgttgggtatgaatttactcggcgtaacattatctttcataatattaaaaaaaaatggggataattttactgttgtcttatttttttattaaaaaaagtgtaatttttttccccaaaaaagtgcgcttgcaagaccgctgcgcaaatacggcgtgacagaaagtattgcaacgattgccattctattctctagggtgttaggataaaaaatgtatatatactgtttgggggttctaattggagggaagaagatgtcagtgaaaatagtgaaaaatgacattagaattgctgttcaacttgtaataccaacggctcaccaccagatggtgccagctcacaaaaaaaaaaaatatatatatattttgattggtttgcgcataataaataaatatgcgcATCGATGGATCGAGCTAgggctcaggtggggggggggggcagcacatggaagtacaaccactttaaccacttcccgcccacttAACGTCAAATAACGGAGGGACAGTGCGAatctcgttctgggtggacgtcatataacgGCACCCAGAACGGCCACACTCACGCGCACTACATGGGCGTGCAGCGATCGTCCCCACCCCGTGGTGCTAGGAAACAGCGcgaccccgatctctgtaaagagccgaaCACGCAGCTCTTTAATCATGTGATCGGTTGTGTCCAAtcgcagccggtcacatgtaaatgcGGAAGTGCCGGTGATCGGCTCtcatcgcctcacactgacagagtgtgtggtgaggagagccgatcagctgcatCTCCTCGCAGGCAACACCCagacatgtaatcagggcactgatcatcagtaccCTGATTCTATTAAAGACccccagtgccaccaatcagtgcccatcagtgacaccgaaaaaaagagggtttggtcagcgggactttaaatgaggccaatcaccatgcggagtaagccaccagtcactgctgcctttcagtgcctgctcatcagtgccgcctatccgtgccacctattagtgcctcctcatcagcgcccataagtgcagcctcatcagcgcccatcagtgaaggagaaaaattacttattcacAAAATTTACAGatggaaactaaaaaaaaacgttattttcaacattttcagtcttttttcttttgttttagtaaaaaaaaaaacagcaacgattaaatagcaccaaaagaaagctccatttgtgtgaataaaattataaaacatttcagtttgggtacagtgttgcatgactgcgcaattgtcaaagtgcgacagcgctgaaagctgaaaaatggcctgggcaggaagggggtaaaagtcccAGATAGGCAAGAGGTTAAATAACCACTTACCACCCGgtctatagcaaaatgatggccggGCAGCGGGCAGTCgttgcgttatcctgactggccgtcatatgacgtccagcaggacaaCAGCCGCTGCGCGCCCATAGGGGCGCACAACGTGGCGATCGGTCTGACACAGATCTCGGTAAAGACCCTCCATCgggggctctttaccacgtgatcagccgggtccaatcacggctgatcacgataaaaacaggaagagctgttgatcggcTTCTCCTCACTCGCGTCCGACAGACGCGAATAGAGGAGAGTCGATCAGCTGCTCTCCTcacggggaggggggaagtgctcagattgtttatcagcgcagccccccctaggATGCCAGCCCAGCAGGGAAGCAGAGATGgccatccacactggaccaccaagtATGCCCCCCTAGATCACTAGGGAAATGCCAGTTTGTACTCAAGCAGCTGCCAAtcaactgccaatcagtgcccacccacaatGCGTGCTAGTGCCACAAGGGATGACAAtcggtgccatctatcagtgaggcatatcagtgccgcctatcagtgccacccataagtacacatcagtgcagccttttagtgcccatcagtgtcgcccatcagtgccaaccagtgctacccatgagtgccgcctatcaatgcccattagtgctgcatatcagtgcacagtagtggttcgtccatagagggcgccgccccctctggctctcgcacagccactgaaatacatagattcatgcattgcatgaatctatgtattttcgccgctgccgcccactattcagatggccggatggtgagcgccacccacctgaataacagcagctggttggctgtggggAAGTGTACACAAGTACAGCCCATGGGCTTCCAAATGCTTATCTTTgggacgtaccggcggtgcgttccttggataagactgacaggcgtctcagccaatcaggttcaccggttctggtttaccggtaacctgattgactgaagcatcatcgagggcgggagaagacattgagggacgtggaaggaggatagctgacccccagaaaggtaagtgccgggcggggggggctttttacagggcacagcggcgacaatgggcacagtggcatcaatgggcacagcggcatcaattaaagggcacagtggcatcaattaaagggcacagtggcatcaattaaagggcacagtggcatcaattaaagggcacagtggcgacaattaaagggcacagtggcgacaattaaagggcacagtggcgacaattaaagggcacagtggtaacaaagggcacagtgcgacaattgatggcatggcacagtggtgacaattgatggcacagtggctgcgtttgatggcatggcacagtggctgcgtttgatggcatggcacagtggctgcgtttgatggcatggcacagtggctgcgtttgatggcatggcacagtggctgcgtttgatggcatggcacagtggctgcgtttgatggcatggcacagtgaggcggcaattgttttttttttttttcgtttgtgccccccccaaaaattttgagcaccagccgccactgtcagtgcagccttattagtgcccatcagtgaaggagaaaacgtacttattttcaaaatttacaaaaaaacgtaaacaaaagaaaaaataaatattttttccaaatttttggtctttttttttatttgtttagcaaaaaataagaaccgcagaggtgatcaaatacccccaaaagaaagctctatttgtggcaacaaaatgctaaaaattctgtttgggtacagcgtagcacgaccgcgcaattgtcatttaaacagcgacagcgctgaaagctgaaaattggcctgggcaggaaggggggtaagtgtctggtattgaagtggcaaATCTTTcgatgaaaggaaaaaaaaaaaaacacaaactatgAAAAGTTTACAAGTGCCATTCATTAGGGAATTACCCCCCGCCACGCCTGGCATCTCCGCGGGCATTACACCCTTGAtgcagaacgtttttttttttgaacaagtGGATTACATTAATCTGCAAAAAACAACAGGAAGTCGGTGGCGAGTACTTCTCACCGGATCCGACGTATTGATTAGAACACAAGAGACCGCCGCAATTCCCAGCGCCTAATCGTCTAAGGATTACATAAAAAAAGCGAATGTCaaaaatcaaaaaagacaaaagcCCGGGTGACGTCAGCGCCGCCGCCGGTGTCATCAAAACAGATTTTAATTGAAAAGCCATCTCcatactttattattttttttcttcagtcaaGTGTCCTACAATCAGCGCGGTCCGTGTCAGAATCCGATCATCTCGCCTTTTGTGCGGCTATTCTTAGACGCTCGTTAGCGTAAGGAgcggtgaaaaaaaaacgacgacgAGGGGCCGTTTTCTTTTTCTGTATGACATAACCGTCTCCTTCTATGATAGGAAAACAGAAGCATCAGCTGCCAAGAGTCTTTCAGAGTTTTAATCAAATATCGCTAATGAGTCATTGGGGAGAACACAAGaggcagccaatcaggttcaccggttctggtttaccggtaacctgattgactgaagcatcatcgagggcgggagaagacattgagggacgtggaaggaggatagctgacccccagaaaggtaagtgccgggcggggggggctttttacagggcacagcggcgacaatgggcacagtggcatcaatgggcacagcggcatcaattaaagggcacagtggcatcaattaaagggcacagtggcatcaattaaagggcacagtggcatcaattaaagggcacagtggcgacaattaaagggcacagtggcgacaattaaagggcacagtggcgacaattaaagggcacagtggtaacaaagggcacagtgcgacaattgatggcatggcacagtggtgacaattgatggcacagtggctgcgtttgatggcatggcacagtggctgcgtttgatggcatggcacagtggctgcgtttgatggcatggcacagtggctgcgtttgatggcatggcacagtggctgcgtttgagggcatggcacagtggctgcgtttgatggcatggcacagtgaggcggcaattgtttttttttttttttcgtttgtgccccccccaaaaattttgagcaccagccgccactgtcagtgcagccttattagtgcccatcagtgaaggagaaaacgtacttattttcaaaatttacaaaaaaacgtaaacaaaagaaaaaatatttattttttccaaatttttggtctttttttttatttgtttagcaaaaaataagaaccgcagaggtgatcaaatacccccaaaagaaagctctatttgtggcaacaaaatgctaaaaattctgtttgggtacagcgtagcacgaccgcgcaattgtcatttaaacagcgacagcgctgaaagctgaaaattggcctgggcaggaaggggggtaagtgtctggtattgaagtggcaaATCTTTcgatgaaaggaaaaaaaaaaaacacaaactatgAAAAGTTTACAAGTGCCATTCATTAGGGAATTACCCCCCGCCACGCCTGGCATCTCCGCGGGCATTACACCCTTGAtgcagaacgtttttttttttgaacaagtGGATTACATTAATCTGCAAAAAACAACAGGAAGTCGGTGGCGAGTACTTCTCACCGGATCCGACGTATTGATTAGAACACAAGAGACCGCCGCAATTCCCAGCGCCTAATCGTCTAAGGATTACATAAAAAAAGCGAATGTCaaaaatcaaaaaagacaaaagcCCGGGTGACGTCAGCGCCGCCGCCGGTGTCATCAAAACAGATTTTAATTGAAAAGCCATCTCcatactttattattttttttcttcagtcaaGTGTCCTACAATCAGCGCGGTCCGTGTCAGAATCCGATCATCTCGCCTTTTGTGCGGCTATTCTTAGACGCTCGTTAGCGTAAGGAGCGGTGAAAAAAAACGACGACGAGGGGCCGTTTTCTTTTTCTGTATGACATAACCGTCTCCTTCTATGATAGGAAAACAGAAGCATCAGCTGCCAAGAGTCTTTCAGAGTTTTAATCAAATATCGCTAATGAGTCATTGGGGAGAACACAAGAGGCAGGCGGTGCTGCGGTGCTGCAGCGCCGACGATGTCAAAGAGCAAATCATTAATaactttttttgtatatgttttcgAGGTAGAGCATGACAGATGGGGAAAGTGTGAGAAACTCGAAAACCGGatgtcaacttaaaaaaaaaaaaaaaaaaggaatgatatTAGAAAAGCCTCAGTTATCTGATGCTGGGGGTCCTCCAGTACTACTAGGAGCATGGGTGCCcaacctgcggccctccagctgctgcaaaactacaagtcccatgatgcattgcaaggctgacagccagggccgatccgccctataaactcactatgcaagccgcttagggccccgcaaagctgcggagggccccccaaattactagaggccccgtctctctgtctggtgagaagtaattttcagcccctcaactcgctggctgcataggAGAAGAGGTAAGCAAAAGGTAGATTGGCTCTCAGAGCTTTGCATTGAGGAACGCCGATGGCCATTGAGGTGGGATGACACAACTTTTGGAGTTGCCCGTTGGAAATGGAGTCCCATGTACCTACAGTACTCAATACGGTAAAAATGGGACATATGGGCATAttgtgacatttttatcatttttttccacacaaatagagctttcttttggtggtagttactCACCACTGGGGGGTTTTTTTGCtacacaaacggaaaaaaaaaaaaaaaacgaattttgaaaacaggtcatttttctacttcactgatgtgcgctgatgaggctgcactggtgagcactgatgaggaggcaccgattgggaattgataggcagcactgatgggcactaccgataggtgacactgatgaggaggcacagatggacactactgataggtgacactgatgaggaggcacagatggacactactgataggtgacactgatgaggaggcactaatgggcactactgataggtgacactgatgaggaggcacagatgggcactactgataggtgacactgatgaggaggcactaatggacactactgataggtgacactgatgaggaggcactaatggacactactgataggtgacactgatgaggaggcactaatggacactactgataggtgacactgatgaggaggcacagatgggcactactgataggtgacactgatgaggaggcacagatggacactactgataggtgacactgatgaggaggcactaatggacactactgataggtgacactgatgaggaggcacagatggacactactgataggtgacactgatgaggaggcacagatggacactactgataggtgacactgatgaggaggcactaatggacactactgataggtgacactgatgagcactgatagattACAccaattggcagcactgatgaggaggcacggaTGTGGAAGCACTGATTGGGaattgatagacagcactgataggtgacactgatgaggaggcactgataggtgacactgattggcggcactggtgggaGTGCTCCAGTTATCAGTGTTGATTTACTTTTAACCACAATAATACTGGGCACtgtcgcccccttccttcccaggccaattttcagctttcatcgctctcgcactttcaatgacaattgcgcggtcatgcaacactgtacccaaatgacatttttatgaacaaaaattctcacaaagagctttcttttggtggtatttgttcacaactcctgatttttattttttgcgttataagcgAAAAAAAGAgccaaaatttgggggggggggggggggggacacaatattttctttattctagtttaaaagaaatccaataaaatccaaTTTTGACATAAATTTaagacaaaatgtattctgctacatttctttggtaaaaaaaaaaaaaaatcctgttaagtgtataataattggtttgtgtgatcgcagacagatgtgcgcaggtgatcatgtacagatgtgcgcaggtgatcattgagacatgtgatttta
This window encodes:
- the LOC120924595 gene encoding uncharacterized protein LOC120924595, giving the protein MEEAEGAEEVTEMWYQLPAEEDGSTFFPTLSETGMRGEQTSFPSMEEGTIQSEADLQSRIPGGRTLPLQLDFQDSRLSPCLPLLTSGSIPGHKFFEDTLFQQTETEFASLRASLDMSEFPGPGSMSLQMTDALRLASKEVLMVHEEDTLSSTQHYQKSPDGHLDLSSPDGHLDLSSDQYLSEHPLNVSHGEKEDDTITENVHSDSGVLKTMGQPSVEDLMAEDGAFLGSNVPAPVLLELLEKEVGLSAGSGSSSRRSSQTVSTSEADNIDVLSQEPREDKVGILKPQARTKTPTGLNLEEETFRDSSEIHFDDPELEKANLSVPGHLDQSGITLRQSSPGLRDELQKQLCVEIQQERKKREMSKFHKSRIDSSPSSQNALDFPENVTKPSFSGEDTVEEQLRGEFTRSSHCIERGHKETDLSQAVNTPIDEASFIGRLAYPISQSTPGTFSMNRKQLSGRIQQIKAKLTGSDMSLNEEPNSSSSNPNVASSGVHQSVQSSQGYPESSDSQRSPSPQRKKIQSLPSLNYIEKVGSWNTNQSFDTLVLRGLTGVSPKKLAYNAVADSLNRMLSKQTDSSTSKKGLDASIKGTSSMTNLNVEHIESSSASKLTRSQSYNSVITAVGGNQASKRTEENIDPVAEEGEEAAKLSTVQPFESLRTHTILSRDNSGNETKHPNKGASMGKNDTAHSPPDYVEHLEKSNHEREKRLDESSRPLNKSLIMMEHFSDVSLDQEFSGSSHTSDHLGDVLQDSVGSSVLGMSHHQGEPLMQVWSGEGATREKEWSGEGATREKEWSGEGATREKEWSGEGATWEKEWSGEEATREKEWSGEGATPEKEWSGEEATPEDEFNIEERIPESSTNNSVTTSPTRLSQSRPRKRKNIEDSTNKFLAQATAALQSKTDDCDACGIVTANKLRKMSEEQRRFFEPLLVQLLNKGVKGELNINTFIGEHPTTTMFHTPQHRATPSTSYPQQQQGTPPTTHHQQHQATPWSYPTSDRAVSSWGSDFQFTNL